The following are encoded together in the Thunnus thynnus chromosome 15, fThuThy2.1, whole genome shotgun sequence genome:
- the nrsn1l gene encoding neurensin 1-like: MALCSEACVSGSGGESSSSEAGSSCLQFGVRSYLHHFYEECSSSMWDRDLEDQGFVQSQRSTLWWNSAVWKVSLALGLLILTAGIASLSVGYTTPHKIESFGEGDLFFVDTQAISFNKGLHLSTAAGIGLSCLGSALAAMGVVIWILPRANLKERLFQRPGKGEQRGELVGSKCRGFRHAEDVVTKPPGTEEGKIPITLSKVENVQPTS, encoded by the exons ATGGCGCTGTGCTCCGAGGCCTGTGTGTCTGGCTCAGGAGGGGAATCTTCCAGCAGTGAG GCGGGTTCTAGCTGTCTTCAGTTTGGGGTTCGTTCTTACCTGCACCACTTTTATGAGGAGTGTTCGTCCTCTATGTGGGACAGAGACCTGGAGGATCAAGGGTTCGTCCAGAGCCAGAGGTCAACCCTGTGGTGGAACTCAGCAGTCTGGAAG gTGTCCTTGGCCCTGGGTCTCCTGATCCTGACTGCAGGTATCGCCAGTCTGTCAGTCGGTTACACCACTCCTCATAAAATCGAGTCATTCGGAGAGGGAGACCTGTTTTTTGTGGATACCCAGGCCATCAGCTTCAACAAGGGGCTGCACCTCAGCACCGCGGCTGGGATCGGGCTCTCCTGCCTGGGCTCAGCCCTGGCAGCGATGGGGGTCGTCATTTGGATCCTCCCCAGGGCCAACTTGAAAGAGAGGCTCTTCCAGAGACCGGGTAAAGGGGAACAGAGAGGAGAGTTGGTGGGGTCAAAGTGTAGGGGATTTAGGCATGCAGAAGATGTGGTCACCAAGCCACCAGGTACAGAGGAGGGGAAGATACCCATCACACTGTCAAAAGTGGAAAATGTGCAGCCCACTTCTTAA